From Watersipora subatra chromosome 2, tzWatSuba1.1, whole genome shotgun sequence, one genomic window encodes:
- the LOC137387877 gene encoding P2X purinoceptor 4-like: MAAGQYKHIVSTFLGYKTDKVLRIKKSRVIGAINRLIQLCICGYLLIWVMIVEKGYQQQERGLSAISFRIHGNAYTQNNFTGSIIQGSRLVWDTVDTAVPPEENKAFFVTTSAVVTPNQTLSVCPEDELVKEARCQGDEDCPPLYSPFEQGHGVSDGSCNNGTGTCYIQAWCPLPGDARISLKGVENFTVLIKSHVMYSANKIKGSNVANLDSSYINSCRYNSHSDPHCPMFTLGGIVQEALSGTKYTFSDLIHDGAVIAIRVNWNCDLDHDIKDCFPTFKFVWMDYREDGLLAGYSYESSHNYFDSDGVEYREHILRYGILCILIVDAEAGKFAVLPTVQKVGSSMALLGLSTIICNFLLLYCHKKRLVYWAYMYEVVVGSDAYSYGNNYDSYDLETPLGLED, from the coding sequence ATGGCTGCTGGTCAGTACAAACATATCGTTTCTACGTTCCTTGGCTATAAGACGGATAAAGTGCTGCGTATAAAGAAGTCAAGAGTGATTGGTGCAATAAACAGGCTGATTCAGTTGTGCATCTGTGGATATTTACTCATATGGGTAATGATTGTTGAGAAAGGATATCAACAGCAGGAGCGCGGACTGAGTGCAATAAGTTTTCGAATTCATGGAAATGCTTATACCCAAAATAATTTCACAGGGAGTATTATACAAGGCAGTCGGCTCGTGTGGGATACTGTGGACACAGCAGTTCCGCCCGAAGAGAACAAAGCTTTCTTTGTTACAACAAGCGCTGTTGTAACGCCCAATCAGACATTATCAGTTTGCCCCGAGGATGAGCTGGTTAAGGAGGCTCGGTGCCAAGGTGATGAGGATTGTCCACCGCTATACTCACCATTTGAGCAAGGCCACGGAGTGAGTGATGGATCCTGCAACAATGGCACAGGCACTTGTTATATTCAGGCGTGGTGCCCTCTACCAGGTGATGCTAGAATAAGCCTGAAGGGTGTAGAAAATTTTACTGTACTCATCAAAAGCCATGTCATGTATTCCGCTAACAAAATAAAAGGAAGCAATGTGGCCAACTTGGACTCATCCTACATCAACAGTTGTCGCTATAACAGCCACTCAGACCCACATTGTCCAATGTTTACGTTGGGGGGCATTGTTCAAGAAGCTCTGTCTGGCACCAAATACACCTTCTCTGATCTGATCCATGATGGTGCAGTGATTGCCATTCGTGTCAATTGGAATTGTGATTTGGATCATGACATTAAAGACTGTTTTCCAACCTTCAAGTTTGTTTGGATGGATTACCGAGAAGATGGTCTGCTGGCTGGCTACAGTTATGAGTCATCGCACAATTATTTTGACAGCGATGGGGTTGAGTATCGCGAACATATCCTGCGTTACGGcattttgtgtattttaatagtGGATGCTGAGGCAGGTAAATTTGCAGTTTTACCTACTGTGCAAAAGGTCGGTTCGAGCATGGCTCTCCTTGGTCTCTCAACTATTATATGCAACTTTCTGCTACTTTACTGCCACAAAAAGAGACTTGTCTACTGGGCGTACATGTATGAGGTTGTGGTTGGCTCTGACGCCTATTCCTATGGCAATAATTATGATAGCTACGACCTTGAGACTCCACTAGGCCTTGAAGACTGA